A region of the Struthio camelus isolate bStrCam1 chromosome 11, bStrCam1.hap1, whole genome shotgun sequence genome:
tctgccattcagccagttctcaatccacctacctcactgtccactcatccagcctgcctaggaggatgtgatgggagacagcgtcaaaagccttgctgaagtcaagacaTCCATgactctcccctcatctacctagccagtcatcccatcacagaaggctatcagattagttaagcatgatttccccttggtgaatacatgctgactactcctgatcaccttcttagccttcacatgcttagagatggcatccaggatgagctgttccatcacctttccagggatggaggtgaggctgactggcctgtaattCCATGGGCCTTCCTTcatgccctttttgaaggctggagtgatgtttgctttcttccagtcctcaggtacctctcctgttctccatgtcctttcaaagatgattgagagtggcctagcaataacatccgccagctccctcagcacttgtgggtgcatcccaactgagcccatggacttgtggatgtcaggtttgcttAAACGAGCTCTAActcaatcctcctccaccaagagaaagtcttcctttctctagactttctccctggtctccagggtctgggattcctagggctggtcttagcagtaaagactgaagcaaagagggcattcagtatctctgccttctctgcacccttcatcaccagggcccctgccccattcagcagtgggcctgcattttccctagtcttccttttattactgatgtatttgaagaagcccttcttgctgtccttgacatcccctgcCAAATTATTAATAATAGTTAGCGTTCTGACCAATGGCTCCGGTTCCTCCTCCATGGCACTGTGCTATACTTTTGTAATGCTGTCTGCTGGCCTTGCTTCAgctgtcttttctctttctggatgGTATGGCATGACATCCACCCTATTGCTTCTGAAACCCAAACACCTAGGCAacttctgtccttttttcagAAGGCAGCAGGCCCcatagctgaaaaacaaaaggctAATCACTACcaccagcacagccagagaaCTATTTCCTTTGGTATGTGGACAAAGCCACCGAGGACTGCTGCTTATCTTGACTGAGAAGTTCTTTGTCTTGTCTTGGTAGGAGCAGAGCGTTTCATTCAGGTCCAGCACACTCACACTGGTCGCCTGCAGCATGTCCAGCCAGGTCAGTGCACAACAGCTAAATGGGTTTCCAGCAACAGACATGTGCTTGAGGCTGTGGGACCAGCTCGCAATAGCCACCTTTTCAAAGGCCATCAGGTTGTTACTGCGAATGTCCAGGCTTTCCAGTGGGGAACAGAAAAGGCCTGCGGGAAGAAGGCTCAAATCATTGTCTGATAAGTCCAAAACTTTCAGCCTGTCCAGACAGGGGAACTCTGTCTGGCCGTCATGCATTTGGTTTCCTCTCAGAGAGAGTTTCTGCAAGGAAAATTCCAGCCCCTCCAGAGCTTCTTTGGGCATGAACAAATCCTTGTTCTCAGACAGATCTAATGAGATCAGAAGGGTTTGGTTGAATGTGTAGGGATACAGCCTTGTAATGTTATTCTTACAAAGACTCAGATGCTTCAAGTGAGGTATGTTATAAAACGCAGTGCAGGTACCTCCTGGGGCTGGCACACGAGACCCCCCTCCTGAAATCTCTCCTTTATTAGTTTCCTGGCTCTCACAAGGTTGGAGGCTGTTGGAACCAAGATTGATTGTTTCCAAATGAGGCAGAAAATCAAAAAACCAATGTGGCAATAAGTGAATGAAATTGCCGTGGAGATCCAGTGAGTGCACAGACAGAAACGCATGCTCCTGAGACACAAGTGACTTGTTATTTTCTGTGTCACCTGTAAGTGACTCCTTGGTTATATTCTGGAGACAATTCATAGCCACATTGAGATTGTGCAGAGAGCTCAGACTGTGAAAGAAAGTAAATGGAAACAGATGCAGCTGATTATTGCTGAGATCTAAGTCAGTTACATGGGTCAGACTAGCTACAGTATTCAAGGACTTATTAAGCCTTGCCATCTCATCATATTGCAGTACGAATTCTGCTGGATGGTGTGAACTTGGGACCAGTGAAGCAATGGCATTGTTGGAGAGGTTTAAGTGTGTGAGATAATGTGCTTTGGGGAGCTCTGGAAAATAGAGAAGCCTGTTATGACTCAAGTCTAGCACTTGAAGCAGGTAGcgctcttttccctcctctgagACAAAGAACTCCAGGGCATTGTGGCTGAGATTTAAAACGCGCAGCTGTGTGAGAGTGAAGCCAGAGATACAGTGGAGGGAATTCAAAGCTAAGTTCAGCACCTTTAGGTCTTTCAGAACCTCAAAAGCTCCCTCCTCTATTTCCATGATATAGTTGTTGCTGAGGTTGAGCTCACTCAGCTGTGGCGTACTCCAGAAGATACCTGCCGGCAGCCTCGTCATCTTGTTCCCAGATAGATCCAGCTTTTTCAGTGTGGTGAGACTGCTGAAGTACCAGCCTGCCATGTGACTCTCCAAATTATTTGCTGACAGATCCAGGACCTCTATATTCCTGAGCAACCTAAAGGCTCTCCCATTAGTGAGGTAATTGCGATCAAGGTGGTTTGATCCCAGGAGGAGAGAGTGAAGATGGGGTAGCTGAGCAAGGGTCATCTCAGACACAGTCTCCAGCTGGTTGAAGCATATGTCCAGGTACTCAAGCTGTCCAAACCAAGGCATGTGGCTGTCTGACAGGTTTTGGATGAAGTTGTTGGAGAGCTCAAGGTACTTAACTCCTTGTCCAAGCTCCTTTGGAAACTTGCGCAGGCCAACACCTTTGCACGACACCTTCGTGGGGCTCtacagagaaacaggaaaagccaTCAGTGTGAGAGAGGGTGTACCAACCAGACTTCCAGCCAAATGAGCTGCTGTTCAAGATGTACGTGAGACGTGAAACTGTAGAAATGAGCACCACTCCCAGTTTCTAAGCCCAGGATAGGATGGGGCCAGTCCATTTAAAGCCAGTCTTCAGGAGACAGGAAGCTTGTCCATAGGATTAAGGTGAGCTTTCCAAGACTCTGCTTCAGAGGTAAAGGGGAAACTAGCTTCTGTGGTTTCTTTTTGTGGAAGATGCAGTTCACTGGTTTGCACTGCTCTCCGATAGCGTCATCTGAGCCAGCAGCATGGCTCACATGCCTCTCAGCCTTGCTCCTCTGTCTGCCCCTGGAACAAGGCCAGTGCAAGCAGAGGACAGCAGCTCCTGACATATGATCCAGGCTGGTGTCACTCATGGTGGGGCACAGGTACCGTTTCAGTGACCCACACTGCCCAGGCTGCAGATGGGTACAAACTCAAATGGGATCCACAAAACGTTATCCAAGAGCCTGTGCCATTAAATTGCACCAATGCTTGCTCCGTCTCTGAGCCTCAGCCCCCAGGGCAATGTGCATTCTAGCAGAGTACAGAGCGGGGAGAGAAACCTCTGTATGGATCTACTCTGTTGCTTCTGATGCCACAAAGAGAAATCTCAATCTCTGACCCCACAAGCTATCCTCACATGTTGCCCAGCAAGCAAGACGGGCAAGAGTGCTGCAAGCACTGAAGAAGCCACCCTTCACCCAGCAGTCTGGCTGGGATGAGCCCAGCCTTTGAAGGGCACTAAGGAAAGACATAGGGCTCTTTGACCGGGAGAACCCAGGGACTGTTCCAGGAGAGTCCCTTCCCATGGGGGTGGAGAAGGGCACCATTCTGGTGGGCTGcgctttccctctccttccagaCTGGTTTCCACAGGAGGGCACCCCAAGGGGATCACCTTGGTGGGGAGAGACAGAAACCAACAGGAGATTCAGAAGCGCCATTGCACGACCAGGCTCCTGCCTCACTCACATCTGCAGCCGCTGCCTGGAGACGCACACAGAAACCTGCTCTCCATCCTGCTTCTGAGTGAATGTCTTGAGATGATGTCCCGATGGCAAGGACTGCTGAGAGATGACACCAGCCCAGCAGTGACACGAAAGCAGCAGGATGCCATGAATGGCCAGGAGGGCAGGCTGCAGTGAAGCAGGAGAACGGCTTAAAGAGAAGTGAGCAAAGAGTATGAAGGTGGAAAGACAGGGAAGGTTAAAAAGATGGAGCCTGAAATGATATTAGAGCTGTGGAGGAAGAGTTTCACCCTGTCTTTTTAAACCTGTGTCCTCTCTGCACTGCACTGATGTTCACAGCCCATTTCTGACCCGGTGGGGAGTACTCTGGCTATTAAATCCCAAAGGATCCTTGGTAATCATCCTTACCTGCTGGCATGGTAGAGGCTTGGGCCTCACTTCCCCACTAGACTGGGCTTTGAGAACAGatgggagcaggcagagcagcaaaCATCCTCGTTCAGTGAGCCGGTGTTCGAAGAAAAGCATGCTGGGCTCCGGGAGCAAGCAGCCCCTTGCCACTCCTCCAGTGCTCTCTTGTAAGCTCAGCTGGAGACTGGCTTTATATAAATAGGCTTCAGCatgggatgggggaaggagaTAGTGCATGTGGGTGTTCGTAGCTACGGAAGTGGGAAAAGAAAGACATAAGCctacagagggggaaaaacagtGCACAAAGCCacaaggaagggaaagagaaaccaCTGGATAGGGGGTGGAGGCGGTGCTGCACAGGGACTCAGGTGATCAACTGAAACTACCAAGGAAATAAAATCCCAGGAAGGAGAGCTGGTACCTGAGAAAGCAAGAAGCTTTCGCAAGAGTTCCCCTGCTTGGAACTACTCTTGCTCAGGCTTCCTCCACTCTATGCCAGGGCCTTGGGCCAAGCGTCTCTGCGCTGTATCCCGAGCCAGCTCTCGCAGATCAGCGGTGAGGATCCCCAAAGAAGCAGGTGATGGCCCGAGCGCAGGAGCCAAACTCAAAGCtcagggcagccaggctgccAGGGGAACACCCTGGGACTCCTAGAGCATCTGGAGCCTGCAGGTGAGCTCAGCACCGAAAGCAGGACTGCAGCTCTCAAAGGAAGAGCAAATTCCCCGCtccccgcactgctgcagcccagctggaGGGGAATTCTCCCGAGACACCTGCCCTTCCTCTGGGGAACAGACACTCCCAGGGTTTTACTGCGCAGCTCCCAGGGATGACTCCCCCATACAGCAGGGCAGTGGAGCCTCAAATGCTCCCGCTGGGTTTTCGGGTCCCTAAGATCATGCAGGTATCTGTTACAGGAGCAACTCGTGCCCTAGACTGAAGCAGAAACTTCTCTGTGGGTCAGAGCTGAGGAACGTATCCCCTGGCCTCCACAGGCAGCAGCACAACACCCATCCCCAGGGAAGAGCCAAGGTGGGACCACAGTCCGACCTACCCACACAGCTCTGCCAAGCAGCACATGGCCTGCAGCTCTGGCTCTGCTGCTAGCCCAGTGCGCAGGGAGCAGGCACTCCTCCCGCTGCCCAGCAGCCAGCGTGGACCAGCATATGGTGCGCTCACACAGCCTCAGTCTCCAAGCAGGTGCCTCATCCCAGACGTTCCCCCAGTTACCATTAGCtgttccttgctctgcagcaggtgAGCGAGCAGGCGTTGGAGCTGCCTTCCCACTCCTCCTCTGCAGGAGTTTGGCACGTTGCAATTGCTGCTTTTATTCCCAGTGTCCTCTTCAGGCCTGGAAGATGGTTGCTGTGTCACCTACTCATCGTGAGGGCCAAAACAAGATGGGGCTTTTTCTACTGCCGCTCCAGGTTGTATctgggctcccagagctgcaTACCactgaaatgcaattttttttttgctgtcattcCCTCCAGGTCCCTGTGCCACCTAGCGGTGACATGAACCCCAGGAACATGCAGCTGCGGCTGAGTCCAGACAGCTCATGGGACAGTTCATGGGGCACTCTACAAAACAGACTTTGTCTTCTTTGGCTCCATgggctgattttctttctttccaaaggagCACCTCTGGACTCCTGCAGTTTGCTCAAGAACATATTTTGCAGTTGTTTCGCATGATTCAATGACACTTCATTCCTAGAAGGGTCTGGCAGGAACCTCCTCAGCCCTCATGGAAGATGAAAGCCAGGTTCTGCACCTTGCCCTTCTGATAGTTCACACTGTGGAGATCAACTGGTTGCCTTTGGGATGCGATTCAGCCTTGAGAGAGACAATTGTCAACAGCTAGACGCAGCATTTTTGGCTGAGACACGCATTCAGGTTCCAGTGTCAAGGCCAGGACATCAGTGACAATGTTTCAAACCCAACCTCTGCATACGCTATTAAAGACAGTGGATCTGATCAGTCTCTCTAGGTCACTGGGGGTCTGTCAACAGCCTGGGCCAAAAGCAGCTATTAGAGAACAAACTTTTATTGTTTTCAGAGGCAAATCTGAGGATATCACATCTGTACAGATGTAAAATCATGAAGTCCCTGTCCAGGGAAACACTGACCTCTGGATGAACCTTAATGTCCAACATCCCTCCTCTAACATCAGCAACCCAATGAGGAGCAGTGAAAGCGGAAGGAGGCAAGGGAGAGGAACTATGTAATTCAATTGCTTTGGCCCAGAAGTGCAACTTCCTTGCCCATGATCGTTGGGCTGAGCAGACGCTGGCTTTTGACATGCCGGAGCGTGATGGGGAACCGTGGCCCTCTCCTCCATGCACTTTTAAATGCTGGGCATGGATCTTCAAAGCAGGCATGGCAGATGAAATCAGCTGAAAGTCCCTGATCAAAATCAAATTCAGGAACTTCTGTGGAGAATCCCTCGGCATTTGCATCCAAAGCCTGTGAACTCCCTTTGCCAGTGCATATCTGCTTTGCTCTCTGGAAGAGCAAAAGACTTCCCAGAAGCCTCAGGGCAGGAGCACCTGGCAGAGCGCAATCCAGGTGTAGACAGAGCAGCCCAAGGCGTTTTGCAAACACTAAGAGGCATTTCATGGACTGTGCTGAAGAAGTGATTTACTCCTGCAAGAAGTGGAGTATGAAATATGGAGGTGGTGCTTTTGGAAAGGATACATACTCCCTGGGAAAACACCAGCTGTGTAACAACCCCCTGGGACAGGGAAAGAATAGACGCCCTCCACTAAACGTCTTGAAGATACAAATTTTTCCTGTGATTCTTGCCACTTCTGGCTTCCAGGATGGTTCTCAGATCTCTACTTTTCAGACGgaaatgttttataaaaacatCTCTCGAAAGTACTCTTTTAAAGATGCTTATGTTCCCCCAGAGGTTTCGTGTGAGAGGTCTCCAAAGGAGGTGAGGAATTGAGCAGCAGTACAGAGGCTTCGTATAAAATCGGACAAAGCAGTAATGCCTGTCACACGCAGCGCTCTGATCTGCACCACTgacagggaagagaagggagtcCAGACCATCCGACATTTTACTGAAATGATCTGCAGGCTGGCAGAGGGGACCTGCTTATGTCTCACATTTTTTAGTTTTCTTGTTAAAATGAGTCTGGAAATGGCTACTGCCTTCAAGCCCCTCTCACAAGCCCAACACGACACAGCTTCCCTTGAGCAGTCAGGGAGAGCCCTGGGGACCAGACTACACCTTTTGGTTTCTCTAGAGTGCCATCCCTCTTAGCACAATAAAAGCTGGAAGCCCAAGAGAGGCACACCGTTCTGAGGGTCTGCATCTGTTTGACAGTACCGCCTGTTCTGACCATTTAACTGGGATGTTACAAGCTGCCATCAGAGCAGGCTctctttagagattttttttttcagcaaccaAACACCTTataacttctttttgtttttcaggaaaagagaCTTGGATGGTCACATGGAGTCACAGCTGTACCAGTGTAACAGACACACGGTCCCACCCTGGGAATTAAGGAGGCAGAAGGGTATCTGGTTATCTAATTACATCAAACCTATGTATCTTTCCCAGTAAGTATGGGgacagaaatgctgttttctgtaacTTTCTCCTGACTGCAAAGAGCAACACGGAACTGGAAGTTCAATAATGAACAATTCTGAGGCTGGATATTGGACTAGTGCCTTTTGAATCAGGTGAGGAGGCCACAAGAGATATATATTAAAAACTCCTAGAAAGATGGGGAGACACCTTGCTTTTCAGCTGTGTCATATCACAAAAGCTCAAAACAACTTGCTGTAGTTGTAGAGACTTTCCACAGAAACTCCTACAACTGTTTGT
Encoded here:
- the LOC104152325 gene encoding transforming growth factor beta activator LRRC32-like isoform X1, which produces MHYLLPPSHAEAYLYKASLQLSLQESTGGVARGCLLPEPSMLFFEHRLTERGCLLLCLLPSVLKAQSSGEVRPKPLPCQQSPTKVSCKGVGLRKFPKELGQGVKYLELSNNFIQNLSDSHMPWFGQLEYLDICFNQLETVSEMTLAQLPHLHSLLLGSNHLDRNYLTNGRAFRLLRNIEVLDLSANNLESHMAGWYFSSLTTLKKLDLSGNKMTRLPAGIFWSTPQLSELNLSNNYIMEIEEGAFEVLKDLKVLNLALNSLHCISGFTLTQLRVLNLSHNALEFFVSEEGKERYLLQVLDLSHNRLLYFPELPKAHYLTHLNLSNNAIASLVPSSHHPAEFVLQYDEMARLNKSLNTVASLTHVTDLDLSNNQLHLFPFTFFHSLSSLHNLNVAMNCLQNITKESLTGDTENNKSLVSQEHAFLSVHSLDLHGNFIHLLPHWFFDFLPHLETINLGSNSLQPCESQETNKGEISGGGSRVPAPGGTCTAFYNIPHLKHLSLCKNNITRLYPYTFNQTLLISLDLSENKDLFMPKEALEGLEFSLQKLSLRGNQMHDGQTEFPCLDRLKVLDLSDNDLSLLPAGLFCSPLESLDIRSNNLMAFEKVAIASWSHSLKHMSVAGNPFSCCALTWLDMLQATSVSVLDLNETLCSYQDKTKNFSVKISSSPRWLCPHTKGNSSLAVLVVVISLLFFSYGACCLLKKGQKLPRCLGFRSNRVDVMPYHPEREKTAEARPADSITKV
- the LOC104152325 gene encoding transforming growth factor beta activator LRRC32-like isoform X2, translating into MLFFEHRLTERGCLLLCLLPSVLKAQSSGEVRPKPLPCQQSPTKVSCKGVGLRKFPKELGQGVKYLELSNNFIQNLSDSHMPWFGQLEYLDICFNQLETVSEMTLAQLPHLHSLLLGSNHLDRNYLTNGRAFRLLRNIEVLDLSANNLESHMAGWYFSSLTTLKKLDLSGNKMTRLPAGIFWSTPQLSELNLSNNYIMEIEEGAFEVLKDLKVLNLALNSLHCISGFTLTQLRVLNLSHNALEFFVSEEGKERYLLQVLDLSHNRLLYFPELPKAHYLTHLNLSNNAIASLVPSSHHPAEFVLQYDEMARLNKSLNTVASLTHVTDLDLSNNQLHLFPFTFFHSLSSLHNLNVAMNCLQNITKESLTGDTENNKSLVSQEHAFLSVHSLDLHGNFIHLLPHWFFDFLPHLETINLGSNSLQPCESQETNKGEISGGGSRVPAPGGTCTAFYNIPHLKHLSLCKNNITRLYPYTFNQTLLISLDLSENKDLFMPKEALEGLEFSLQKLSLRGNQMHDGQTEFPCLDRLKVLDLSDNDLSLLPAGLFCSPLESLDIRSNNLMAFEKVAIASWSHSLKHMSVAGNPFSCCALTWLDMLQATSVSVLDLNETLCSYQDKTKNFSVKISSSPRWLCPHTKGNSSLAVLVVVISLLFFSYGACCLLKKGQKLPRCLGFRSNRVDVMPYHPEREKTAEARPADSITKV